From a single Osmerus mordax isolate fOsmMor3 chromosome 6, fOsmMor3.pri, whole genome shotgun sequence genomic region:
- the ino80c gene encoding INO80 complex subunit C, which yields MASQHTVPTVSRAGAVTATTTPAARAQSVVAASPVTFRGKKRPTSPATSPATQASGNNSKKRKAPHVTTPAQAQIVAMEAQSEGKAPSAVDVAVPTTTEPVTIPLTFKDPNFTHSGIGGAAAGKKNRTWKNLKQILAVERTLPWNMNDPNYYSIDAPPSFKPAKKYSDISGLPANYTDPQTKLRFTSSEEFSYIRLLPTDVVTGYLALRKATCVVP from the exons ATGGCTTCGCAGCACACTGTTCCTACAGTGAGCAGAGCCGGGGCAGTAACTGCAACGACCACACCAGCAGCTCGAGCCCAGAGTGTGGTTGCTGCTAGTCCCGTAACGTTCCGAGGGAAGAAACGGCCAACCAGTCCTGCAACCTCCCCAGCAACGCAGGCCAGTGGcaacaacagcaaaaaaagaaaagcaccACATGTTACAACTCCAGCACAAGCACAG ATTGTAGCAATGGAGGCACAATCCGAGGGGAAAGCACCGAGTGCGGTAGACGTGGCTGTACCGACCACCACGGAGCCCGTTACCATTCCCCTAACTTTTAAAGATCCCAATTTTACG CATTCAGGGATTGGCGGTGCAGCAGCAGGGAAAAAGAACCGAACATGGAAAAATCTAAAACAAATCCTGGCTGTGGAACGGACGTTACCCTGGAATATGAATGATCCCAACT ACTACAGCATTGATGCTCCTCCTTCCTTCAAACCAGCCAAGAAATACTCAGACATCTCTGGACTCCCT GCTAACTACACAGACCCTCAGACCAAGCTGCGGTTCACATCCTCTGAGGAGTTCTCCTACATCCGCCTGCTCCCTACTGACGTGGTCACTGGCTACCTGGCGCTCCGAAAGGCCACCTGCGTTGTGCCCTGA